AGGCAGAACGACCCTGTCGGCCCCGGCCAGTTCCAGCCGGGAAATATGGGACTTGTCGCCAGCACGGGCGACAATGGTGATATCCGGATTGAGCTGGCGCGCGGTCAGGGTCACGTACACGTTTGCCGCATCACTGGTCAACGCCGTGATCAGCGAACAGGCCTGAGAAAGTCCGGCCATGATCATGACTTCATCGCTCGTGGCATCGCCCTCGATGCACAGGACGCCCTCCTGTTCCATCTTGTCGATCAGTTCAGGGTCCTGCTCGACCACCACCACGGGGTGGCCTTCATGCATGATCTCCTGAACCACGATGCTGCCGATCCGGCCATAGCCGCAGACAATGTAATGCCCTTTGAGCTTGCTGATTTCCTTTTGCATCTTGCGCTTCCCCCACAGAATCTGAAGCCGCCCCTCGATGATGAGCTGGGCGAACGCACCAGCAATGAACACGAAGCCGCCGACACCGGCCATGATCATGAACGCCGTGAAAATCCGGCCTTCGGTGGTCAGTTGGTGCACTTCCATGAAGCCCACCGTGGAAAGCGTGATGACCACCATGTAGAAGGAACTGGCCAAATCCCAGTCCTCGATCAGCATGTACCAGGAAATGCCCACGCTGAAGATCAGAACCATGTACACCACACCAAGAACCACGCTCCACAGCGTTCCCAGTCTGGCCCGCAGCCGCAGCATCCTCTGGTGCACAACCTTGAACATGAGCTACCCCAGCGTCAGAATGCGTTCCCTGAGCAGCGCGACCCTGTCCCGCAACTCCGCAGCCCGTTCGAACTCCAATTCCTTTGCAGCCTCACGCATTTCCCTTTCCAGCCGTTTCACGATCCTTTCCAGCTTTTTCGGATCCGATCCGTATTCGGCAGAGGATTCCGCCGCTATGGCAGCACTCTCCCTGCCATCGGAAGCAAGCGGTCCCAAGGCATTGTCCAGACTCTTGCGAATGGTCCGGGGAACAATGCCATGCTCAGCATTGTA
Above is a window of Pseudodesulfovibrio tunisiensis DNA encoding:
- a CDS encoding potassium channel family protein — protein: MFKVVHQRMLRLRARLGTLWSVVLGVVYMVLIFSVGISWYMLIEDWDLASSFYMVVITLSTVGFMEVHQLTTEGRIFTAFMIMAGVGGFVFIAGAFAQLIIEGRLQILWGKRKMQKEISKLKGHYIVCGYGRIGSIVVQEIMHEGHPVVVVEQDPELIDKMEQEGVLCIEGDATSDEVMIMAGLSQACSLITALTSDAANVYVTLTARQLNPDITIVARAGDKSHISRLELAGADRVVLPNFIGGVRMAQNVLRPTVTNFIDLAVRGGIDLQMEELLVSPESELVNKDLIESQIRPRYNLIIIAIKKESGDMVFNPGPKEVIQGNDTLLAVGRKSGLSEIKEIL